The Portunus trituberculatus isolate SZX2019 chromosome 7, ASM1759143v1, whole genome shotgun sequence genome contains the following window.
gGAAATTAGAGACGAAGTGAAAAAAAcgcattactattaatattttcctttaagAGGGGAAAGTTTGAGTTAAAAAAATTATCACTATtaatttccatctttttattatttttctatataagaGGAGAAACTGCCAAGGGGAAaaactaaatatataaaaaaaatgccctTTGAAATtagactaaataaaaaaaagtactattattttttctattttttttataaggggaaATTTGAGTAAGCTAaaaatttgtattattttattatttttttaagagggaaaaacCAGAAAGTAAGTTGAAAAatagtcattattatttattttatttatttattttttttttatgaaagaaattTGGAAAGGAGTAACAAAAGCAATGaattaaaaaggcccacttggttgccagttcccccttctactattactactactactactactactactactactactactactactactgctgtcaatattactacaactaccaccaccactaacaccaccactactgttactactactatcaccaccacaaccaccactaccactactactactactactactactactacttcaacaggTGAACTACAGAGCCGACCCCTACAGTGGCTTCCAAGCTGACGTCATCTACAGCCCAAACCCTTACGGCCACTAAACGTTCTTCCATAAACGTTCCGGGGAAAAAAAACGTACACGCCCAAAAACGTTTCCAAGACTCCTGGGAACGTTTGGCTCGGCTACACCACCTCTTACGGACATGAGTCAAGAAACGTTCgctaaacagaaaacggagaaaaaaaaaaaaaaaacgttgccAGATTTCAGAAttgattgatgaaaaaaaaaacgtttgtctctttaatcttttatttttttcttgtttttttttctttattttaagtgttttataaGTGTACCAATATTTGATAAGTAGAAAAGGGGCATTATTAAGTGTGTTTAAGtgctgttttccttgttttttctttgtttttctttgttgttttttgtttatgttcgtgtgtgatgaaagaaatgtgtgaaaatgtGTGAAAAATTTGTGATTTGATTAAAATATTGCAAGATTATTGGTTTTTTTTAACGTAAATCActttcactattactactactactactactactactactactactactactactgttaccaccacgaccacacaccactactactattcttctacttctatttctactactactactactactacaacaacaactactactactaccaccacaaccaccactactaccaccaccactactactacttcctgaGAAACAAGAACCTGtcagtaccacacacacacacacacacacacacacacacacacacacacacacacacacacacacacacgccacgccCAGTGACACACCCAAAGCtgagataaaacacacaaaaaattgaCCCCAAAAATAATCGAAaatgaacaataataaaagcaaaaaaagtcaTTATGTATCAAAACCCAAAAATTtcacatcactttttttttctgacttgtcgaaacgtgagagagagagagagagagagagagagagagagagagagagagagagagagagtgtgtgtatatattccttcacctctcaccaCAGGCATCAGTgttcagacagacacacacacacacaagcttccaGAAATGAGTCTTAAGGTAAATAATATTAGTGAAAGTTTCTTCTCGTCAAATTTTTCATCCAAAGATTTTTTTTAGCGAGTTCTTATTTTCGcgacaattttttttaaacctgttatttttgttttgtttttgttattagttCAGGAGACGTGAATGTTTCTTCTCGTCAAATTTTCATCCAAACCAAGATTTATTTTTAGCGAGTTCTTATTTTCGCgtcaaattttttttaaacctattttttttctaattttttttttactttttttttttataagtgactaatttattacttttatttatctttattccttttatttatcaccttttattgcttttatcatctttattcattattttatcttaatttatttatttatttattcatttattgcatttattatatttattcattattctttatttctatcacctttatttattactctcattctctttattactttattgttttcttattagtGGCACCAATtaattttttgtcactttttctttatttgtgagAAGGAAACATTTCGCACTAAAACACATCAATAAAGCAAACACGCTGCttgtttttgtgtctttgtgtttgtccacagataaaacaacaacaacaacagtaacaacaacaacaacaacaacaacaacaacaacaacaacaacaccaccaccaccaccaccacttttcaaACTCTAAACAATCAAGTAAAATATTCAAGAGATAATCTCCAATAcctgattaatctctctctctctctctctctaggttgcagcagcggtggtggtggtgatggtggtgtcggCAATGGCAGATCCTGGAGGCTACGAAACTGTCTATCCCtcggtaagtctctctctctctctctctctctctctctctctctctctctctctctctcattcgtcccTCAGTCCTTATTCACTTACTCCTTTTCGttccctctactttttttttctttagcttttttccctcctcctcctcctcctcctcctcctcctcctcctcctcctcttctcaaacTTAGGGAAACTTGCGCAAAATTTTTCCCTTCGCGTTCAGATCTGAGGCGCGTTTGATATTTTCAGCTTCCAAGTCacgaatattgaaaaaaagggggcggggagagagagagagagagagagagagagagagagagagagagagagagagaaagagaaagagagagagaggtatgattatttttctttgtttttttttattccttcgtcTTTGTCCTTCgttttcgtccttctcctcctcctcctcttcctcttcctcttcctcttcctcttcctcctcctcctcctcctcctcctcctcctcctcctcctactactactactactactactactactaataataataataataataataccacttctactactaccgctatactaccactactactactactactactactactactactactaccaccgcagCACAAGCACCCGTACCGCTTCAACTACCACGTGGACAGTCACTACGGGGGCAACTTTGGTCAACACGAGCAAGGCGACGGGAAGAACGTGTATGGAGGGTACCACGTGGACCTCCCTGATGGACGCCGCCAGAcggtacgcacgcacgcacacacgcacacacacacacacacacgtcaaggaaggaaaaaaaggggaaaaagaaaaaagggaaaaaaaagggaaaaggaaaaaatgtaaaaagaggaaaaaatggaaaaaatttgagttgatatatttttcttgttattttgtggGTTTTGATATTATAACTTAAATTAACCTACCCTaaactaatctaatctaatctaacctaacttaacctaacctaatctaacttaacctaacctcaccaaacccaacccaaccttaatctaacctcaccgaacttaaaataaattaaaccaaACTGAACCAGGGTAAactgaacttaacctaacctgatccaaACTtggcctaacttaacctaacctcaaataagataaagtaaaacaaaCTGAACCAAAGtaagccaaacctaaccttttTTAACCTCACctgatttaacctaacctaactgaactgaacttaacttaaccaaatctaacctatttttttttaacctcacctgacctaacctaacttaaccaaaccaaacctaacctaacctaacctcacctcacctcacctaaccaaacctaacctcacctgaccttgCGCCTTTTGTGTGTGTCCAGGTGCGCTACACTGCTGATGGGTACGGAGGTTACGTGGCCCAGGTGAGCTACTATGGCAAGGCTCACCACCCCAAGCACTACGGCAACCCACAGACCTTCTTTAAGAAccacggacacggacacggcggcggcggcggctaccactaataccaccatcactactactactgctgctactactactgctactactactactattatggccGTGTATGCTGTTAATGTTTAAAAGAATTCATAACTAGTACTATTATCGATACCAAatgctgactactactactactactactactactactacaagagcaatagtagtaatgttTGGTACTGTTAACTATCAATACCAAAggataattactactactactactactactactactactactactactactactactacgacctcAATAAGTAGAGagaatttatatttattttctctatttctcaatTTTGTTACGAATAAAGATACAACGTTGAAAAATTGAGTCTTTTTAAAATACGTATTTCCCTTAAGAGtgacatgtctctctctctctctctctctctctagcggggggagggaatgaaaaggaaacagaataagaaaggaaagcgaaggaaaggggaaagaagaatgaataaaggaatagaGAGGAACTGAataaatgggagaggaaagaaccaaaacaagaaatgaaaaggaggaggaggaggaggaggaggaggaagaggaggaagaagaagaagtaaaagaaggagaggagaggagagggaggaagaaggagaggagaggagaagagaagagaagagaggagagagagagagagagagagagagagagagagagagagagagagagatgaaagaaaaatagagatgtttgaagatacgaaaaaaaaaggaaaaagaaaaataatgatggaaaaaaatcttcagaacaagtaaagaaagatagaaaataaagacaattataaagaaaacaaggaaaaacaagaaaaaaacaagaaaaaacaagaaaaaacaagaaaaaaatccacaatACTCGAATTAAACCAAAATTTTTAGATCAAGTTAAATTTTTTATTGTCGTTACTGTGGAAAAAATTACatgaacgaggaaaaaaaggaaaaaagaggaaaaaaaagggaaagaaggataaaaaagggggaaggaaaaaagaaaaaaaaaatgacagtatCACTTTCACTAATTAACGTGCAGGAAAAATTTtgctgagatttttttttatttattttttttttgctctattGTTTTTACTTTGAACATCGAAGTATTGTGGggagagtagtagcagtagtagtagtagtagtagtagtagtagtagtagtagtagtagtagtagtagcagtagtagtagtagtagtagaagttagttattattattgttgttgtttttctttagtagtagtagtagtagtagtagtagtagtagtagtagtagtagtagtagtagtagtagtagtagtagtagtagtagtgtaaccCCCTAACACCTGGgcatcctggtgacatgtaggtaactttaaaccactccacaaatggcaaagttacaaggtggtgttttaaggatgttttagggtgttttaatggtgttttatggtgcttTAGgcatcctggtgacatgtagctaactttaaaccactccacaaatggcaaagttacaaggtggtgttttaaggatgttttagggtgttttaatggtgttttaatggtgttttatggtgttttaggtatcctggtgacatgtagctaactttaaaccactccacaaatggcaaagtttcaaggtggtgttttaaggatgttttagggtgttttaatggtgttttatggtgttttagtatcctggtgacatgtagctaactttaaaccactccacaaatggcaaagttacaaggtggtgttttaaggatgttttagggtgttttaatggtgttttatggtgttttaggtatcctggtgacatgtagctaactttaaaccactccacaaatggcaaagtttcaaggtggtgttttaaggatgttttagggtgttttaatggtgttttatggtgttttagtattctggtgacatgtagctaactttaaaccactccacaaatgtcaaagcttcaaggcggtacgtggtgggatttgaacctacgcgtggatgtctgcccgatcccaccaccaccaccaccaccaccaccacatccctatagtagtagtagtagtagtagtagtagtagtagtagtagtagtagtagtagtagtagtagtagtagtagtagtagtagtagtagttgttgttgttgttgttgtaaaaatcaaataaatggtCTCAATatatgccattattattattcattattttattttttttttttttttactatttatcatcgtcattttctttttcttatttcatcattctatattcctcctcctcctcctcctcctagtcctcgtcctactcctattcttcttcttcttcttcttcttcttcttcttcttcttcttcttcttcttcttcctcctcctcctcctcctccacaaatcCTTTAcccacttttattttcttctctccttccctctcttcctccctccctccctctctccctctccctctctctccctccctccctttaatGTGTCATTAAGGTAACTTCCCTCCACGTCTCTCCTGGGgcctattaatctctctctctctctctctctctctctctctctctctctctctctcgtgatattgtaaagttttgtttgtttatttttcttattatttcattttatctcctcttgtcttgtcttttctctctctctctctctctctctctctctctctctctctctctctctctctctgcaatgtaATTAGTGGAGAAAAGATAagttcaaggagagagagacgggagagaggggaggaaggaggagaggagagagagagagagagagagagagagagagagagagagagagagagagagagagagagaggaaataaatgaaagggaaggaaagaagaggaaagaaaaatataatgaagtaaATAGTATTATCgaaagaaaattctctctctctctctctctctctctctctctctctctctctctctctctctctggcagccaCACCCCGTTTTCTTCAACAATGGATCATGTACgacaaataaacacactaaaaaaaaaaaaaaagaaaacgaaaataaattagaaatgTTCGTTCAGGAATTCGTCAATAAAAATTCCTTaagtttttgttcatttctctttttatttgatctttttttttcttttcgttgagaaggagaggaaacaatgaGGTAATAATATGTAGTAATGTGTGTGGGGGGCGGGgttatgaaggtggtggtggtggtggtagtagtagtagtagtagtagtagtagtagtagtagtagtagtagtaaaaataatgataataataataataataataataataataataaaacaaaaataagaaaaataaataagagagagagagagagagagagagagagagagagagagagagagagagagagagagagagagagagagagagagagagagagagagagagagagagagagaggtatataaGACAAAGACACAAACATGGAACCCTcagtcactctcactctctctctcactcacactcaatCCAACATGGCCGCCAAGGTGAGTTAATTAAGGAGTCACGGTTACCTGCGTCACGTTAATTAGCGACTATTACCTGTCAGAAAAAGGTGTTGATGGGATTTGTTACTTAATTATTACCTGGTGCAGATTTTCAGGTAATtaatagggtggtggtggtggtggtggtggtggtggtggtggtggtggtggtggtgatgatgagagtaattaggtgatgataatggtgatgatggtggtggtggtggtggtgatgatggtggtggtggtggtggtggtggtggtggtgatggtgatgatgattgtggtgatgatggtaatggtggtgatgttggtgactatttggtgactattttctttgttcctatttttgtgttgtgataatgatggaaatagtggatgatgatgatgatgatgatgatgatgatgaaaaaaaattcctcacacacatttcatcattttcattataaatTTGTACCACACgcagatgatgacgatgatgatgatgatgatgatgatgatgatgatgatgatgatggtgacggtggaggCAGCCCCGGGTTACCATGGCCCAGTGTATCAgaatgtaagtagtagtagtagtagtagtagtagtagtagtagtagtagtagtagtagtagtagtagtagtaacctaacctaaccaactttGCCGCCCATAGCACCGCCACCCATACCACTTTGACTACTACGCCCACGACCACTATGGAGGCACGCACGCCCGCTGGGAGGAGTCAAACGGTTACCACGCCCGCGGAAGCTACCACGCCCGCTTCCCTGACGGTTCTTACATCAACAAGTCCTattactaatgtgtgtgtgtgtgtgtgtgtgtgtgtgtgtgtgtgtgtgtgtgtgtgtgtgtgtgtgtgtgttcgttataTTACTACAACACTTCtgataaataaaatgtgtaCAATTTACGTGTGTTTTAATTCATACATAAGCCAAAAATGtaccgtatctctctctctctctctctctctctctctctctctctctctctctctctctctctccggtaattAACAAGCCCACCAGGTGTTAAAAGTAATCAAGGCAGGTAAGtagttttcccctcaccttttcccctcttccttccttcttccctcttctctttccccttccttcatttccttcctttcttccttcaaatattgttccttctttcatcttgttttcttcctttttttttaatatattctgCCTTTACAAACTATTAatatgtttcttccttcctttatcacttttctcctcttcttcttcttcttcttcttcttcttatcttcttccttcctttgagttctttttcttttctttttctttctcctcctcctcctcctccaactatcttgcttcctttcatctctcctcccttctctttatttcctcttatctctcttccttctttctctcatatctattttctctcctcctcctcttcctcctcctcctcctcctcctcctcctcctcctctccgttttctttctctgtttctttattttattcttatattttctatttcctattacctccctctctctctctctctctctctctctctctctctctctctctctctcacacacacacacttttttccctATCTTCAATATCCTCCGGAATATCACTTTTCttgtatccttcctcctcctcctcctcctcctcctcctcctccacaacttcctcctcctcctacttctatttctcatacttcgctcctcactcctcctccagctcttgttactcctcctcctcctcctcctccttcttctcctcctcctcctcctcctcctcctcctcctcctccttacctgacCTGCGCCTCCCACTTCCCAACACTCACCTGTGGATTAGagaaaatatgttaaaaaagaaaagaaggaaatgaaataaaagaaagaaataattagagagaatgaaataaatgctaatgaaaagatagaaggagaatttgaaggaattgaataaaaaaaaaaaaatgatggaattTATAAAGGAGGGAATAGATGAAGATGATTAAATTAAAGCTAGGAATAGAAAAAGGTGAACACAAATAAAcgggaatagagaaaaaaactgataaaataaaaaaaggggaaataaataacgataattaaataaaactaaaaaatgaacacaaataaacgagaaaaaggcaaaaaaatgataaaatataagaagaggaataaatgaaaataaataaaaaaaaaaaaaaaacgaatataaaaaaacacgttaataaagcgaaagaaaacgaaaaatgaacacaaacaaacgagaaaaagacacaaaatttGAATAAATgcacaattgaaaaaataaataaaaaaaaagctaaattatAAAATATCAGAGTGACCCTTCCAAcgcaccactattaatagaaaaCGGGAGTCGTGATGGGAAAAAAGACTATTAAAATATTGTAATAACTTGTTGTATTGGTAATATACCCAATTTATATACAGTAATAACAGTTATGAAGCATCTATAGtcaaagtgctctctctctctctctctctctctctctctctctctctctctctctctctctctcattaaatggAATTCATAGCTAGCAcagattaaaggaaaaataatgactgtttctctctctctctctctctctctgtgtgtgtgtgtgtgtgtgtaattcagtgtttgatgtggtgcagtgtgtgacgagacagccagacgttaccctacggaacgagctcagagctcattatttccgatcttgggcaaggcctgagaccaggcacacaccacacaccgggacaacaaggtcacaactcctccatttacatcccgtacctactcactgctaggtgaacactcaacagtgaacactgaacagtgaacactgaacagtgaacagtgaacagtggctacacgtcaaaggagacacacccaaatatctccacccgggcggagaatcgaaccccggtcctctggcttgtgaagccagcgctctaaccactgagctaccgggcgtgtgtgtgtgtgtgtgtgtagtagtagtagtagtagtagtagtagtagtagtagtagtagtagtagtagtagtagtagtagtagtagtagtagtagtagtagtagtagtagtagtagtagtagtagtagtagtagtaacaacaacaacaacaacaacaacaacaacaacaacaacaacaacccactCGGCACCAAGATAAATGCTCCCAGAcagaatcaaaacacacacacacacacacacacacacacacacacacacacacacacacacacacacacacacacacacacacacacaaacacagacaaacaaacacactcttcCAAACTCCATGTGTGTGTTCGGCATTTCCACAAAATTTCgctggaaagaaatgaagaaaaagtgaaaaaagaaaaaaaaaacttatcgaAAGGtttcatttcagagagagagagagagagagagagagagagagagagagagagagagagagagagagagagagagagagagaacgaaaaaaaaatattcataccaatttcctttattattctttgcctctctctctctctctctctctctctctctctctctctctctctctcacacacacacacacacacacacacacacacacacacacacacacagtgaataaacttaataaaaggcaaaaaatgtgtgtgtgtgtgtgtgtgtgtgagagagagagagagagagagagagagagagagagagagagagagagagagagagagagagagagagagagagagagagagagagaggcacgctTACTGCAATGCATcacaaccactctctctctctctctctctctctctctctctctctctggaaaacgaaaaatacaaacacaaacacaaaaatacccTCTTTGTGGCACTTGGCAACCCCGCCTGGCCTGGGGTATATAAGAGGCACCCAGTCAGCTGTTTGTCACTCCACTTCTGACACTCACAGCGACAATGTACtccaaggtcagagagagagagagagagagagagagagagagagagagagagagagagagagagagattttcctagCCTCAAATATGCCTCCTTTTTTTACTGATAATTTATAGGTCTAATATTTTCACATCATTCCAGATTCCTTAAACTCATTCCAAAATTCCCACTACCTGCATTCCTAATTcccattccttctttattttctttattttctttctttctttctttctttctctctgctaATTTATTCCTCAATTcgccaaaaaaatatattctcattttttttattttcattcatttgttttttttaatttcgtttctttactttctttttctttctttctttctttcttctttcaattttatcattttctttcttttttctttattattctcatttttttattttcattcatttgtttttaatttcgtttctttattttctttctttctttctttctttcttttctttctttcatttccttctttcaattttgtcattttctttctttttctttttattctcatttttttttttcattcatgtttttaatttcgtttctttattttctttctttctttctttttctttccttctttcaatattgtcattttttttccattttctttcttttctcttctgtttatattcccattttcttcattttcttttccttcattctctttttttttatcaatctttctttcctttcctttattcttttttttatcatttttttccctttccttttttttatcatctttttttccttcatcattctttcttattttcttattttgcttttctttattttcttactttttctttattttcttactttcttacttt
Protein-coding sequences here:
- the LOC123498211 gene encoding cuticle protein 18.6-like, which translates into the protein MSLKVAAAVVVVMVVSAMADPGGYETVYPSHKHPYRFNYHVDSHYGGNFGQHEQGDGKNVYGGYHVDLPDGRRQTVRYTADGYGGYVAQVSYYGKAHHPKHYGNPQTFFKNHGHGHGGGGGYH